In a genomic window of Sus scrofa isolate TJ Tabasco breed Duroc chromosome 4, Sscrofa11.1, whole genome shotgun sequence:
- the LOC100625789 gene encoding olfactory receptor 10X1-like yields MKINHTILKEFILVGFSVYPHAQTLLFVVFFCLYLLTLTGNLAIMYLTWVDRCLHTPMYLFLSALSFSETCYTLTITPKMLSDLLTKNRGISVIGCGLQMYFFLGLGGTHSIILTLMGFDRFLAICNPLRYPLLMTNVVCGQLVASAWVAGFIISITETALIFRGSFCGPNLVKHFFCHMRAVVRLSCLDSELTELIVTAISVSALMGTFLLIILTYVFILSTVLRIPSAEGKQKAFSTCASHLTVVFIHFGFASIVYLKPGASGGDDTVIAVPYTVITPFLSPLIFSLRNKDMKNAFRKVLGKTSSLNK; encoded by the coding sequence ATGAAGATCAATCACACAATTCTGAAAGAATTCATTCTTGTTGGCTTCTCTGTTTACCCACATGCACAGACACTCCTCTTTGTGGTTTTCTTCTGCCTCTACCTTCTCACCCTCACAGGGAACCTGGCCATCATGTATCTAACATGGGTAGACAGATGTCTCCACACTCCTATGTACCTCTTCCTTAGTGCACTCTCTTTCTCTGAGACCTGCTACACATTGACCATTACCCCCAAGATGCTCTCGGATCTCCTGACCAAGAACAGGGGCATTTCAGTCATAGGATGTGGCTTgcagatgtatttcttcttgggaCTTGGTGGCACTCACAGTATCATTCTCACTTTGATGGGTTTTGATCGCTTCCTTGCCATCTGCAACCCTCTCAGATATCCACTGCTTATGACCAACGTGGTATGTGGGCAACTTGTGGCCTCTGCTTGGGTTGCTGGCTTCATTATCTCTATTACTGAGACTGCACTGATATTCAGGGGCTCCTTCTGTGGCCCCAACCTTGTCAAACACTTCTTCTGTCATATGCGGGCAGTGGTGAGGCTGTCCTGTCTAGACAGTGAACTCACTGAACTCATTGTAACAGCAATCTCAGTGTCAGCCTTGATGGGCACCTTCCTGCTCATCATCCTCACTTATGTTTTCATTCTCTCCACTGTCCTCAGGATCCCTTCAGCTGAGGGCAAGCAGAAAGCATTTTCTACCTGTGCTTcccacctcactgtggttttcatcCACTTTGGGTTTGCATCTATTGTCTATCTGAAGCCAGGAGCATCAGGGGGAGATGACACAGTCATAGCAGTCCCTTACACTGTCATTACTCCTTTCCTCAGCCCTCTCATTTTCAGCCTCAGGAATAAGGACATGAAGAATGCTTTCAGAAAGGTGCTTGGAAAGACAAGTTCCTTGAATAAATAA